In Anaerolineales bacterium, the following are encoded in one genomic region:
- a CDS encoding recombinase family protein, with amino-acid sequence MSLPPRARLVAYLRDSGGTEQDLSLEQQEAAIREWCDQRGHQLTAIFRDEAVSGGSTVGRAAFEAMLQHLRSPDCTDHGLVLWRFNRFARDFDDAQFYKADLRRRGYSIHSLNDSIPEGADGRLFEAAIDWMSQRFREDLSADIRRGLHFVAREYGILPGHRAPIGFRRELVNVGQRRDGSQHTGYRPVIDPNTAPLVAEAFRMRAAGATIKSIHKKLQLHTSRNGYSKMFRRQLYIGHLVIGKGANQTIVENYCDPIVDQATWDAVQAISHLASDRVKNRTHPRILGSSLILSGLVFCLDCQTSMVGSRSRNRHDHSQGYSYYRCQANKNRVAGPGCRMIRADLLEQAVLSTLVDEILAPANLSEITARVGQKLAAGKDEHHLNRLRKDLQTTKNRLANLVKAIAELGHSTAMLDEVRQLETHLPQLQEQIRQEKGRLQSADGLAQINIPALSQELKSKLLANPQQNKHIIRNLVHQVAVSRSRDGIIARIKYVWPIDVSIGNSSREVEGPAL; translated from the coding sequence ATGAGCCTGCCGCCTCGCGCACGCCTGGTCGCCTACCTGCGTGACAGCGGCGGCACAGAACAAGATCTCTCCCTCGAGCAGCAAGAGGCCGCCATTCGCGAATGGTGCGACCAGCGCGGCCACCAGCTCACCGCCATCTTTCGCGACGAGGCCGTGTCTGGTGGCTCCACTGTCGGCCGGGCGGCCTTTGAGGCCATGCTCCAACATTTGCGATCGCCCGACTGCACAGACCACGGTCTGGTGCTCTGGAGGTTCAACCGCTTCGCCCGCGATTTCGACGACGCCCAATTTTATAAAGCGGACCTGCGCCGGCGCGGCTACTCCATCCATTCCCTCAACGACAGCATCCCAGAGGGGGCCGACGGCCGCCTCTTCGAGGCCGCCATTGACTGGATGAGCCAGCGCTTCCGCGAGGATCTTTCCGCCGACATTCGCCGCGGTCTGCACTTTGTTGCCCGGGAATACGGCATCCTCCCCGGGCATCGCGCCCCCATCGGCTTTCGCCGCGAGCTGGTCAATGTCGGCCAGCGCCGCGACGGCAGCCAACACACAGGCTACCGGCCGGTGATCGATCCAAACACCGCACCCCTGGTTGCCGAGGCCTTTCGCATGCGCGCCGCTGGCGCCACCATCAAATCGATCCACAAAAAATTGCAGCTGCACACCTCACGCAATGGCTATTCAAAGATGTTTCGCCGCCAGCTCTACATTGGCCACCTCGTGATCGGCAAAGGCGCCAACCAAACCATCGTGGAAAACTACTGCGACCCCATCGTTGACCAGGCAACCTGGGACGCCGTGCAAGCAATCAGCCATCTAGCCAGCGACCGGGTCAAAAACCGCACCCACCCGCGCATCCTCGGCAGCTCCCTGATCCTCTCCGGCCTGGTGTTCTGCCTGGACTGCCAGACCAGCATGGTCGGCTCGCGCAGTCGTAACCGCCATGATCACAGCCAGGGCTACTCCTACTATCGCTGCCAGGCCAACAAAAACCGCGTCGCCGGCCCTGGCTGCCGCATGATCCGGGCAGATCTGCTCGAGCAGGCCGTTCTCTCCACCCTCGTCGACGAGATCCTGGCGCCAGCCAACCTCAGTGAGATCACCGCACGTGTCGGCCAAAAGCTGGCCGCCGGCAAGGACGAACATCACCTCAACCGCCTGCGGAAAGATCTGCAAACAACCAAAAACCGCCTCGCCAACCTGGTAAAAGCGATCGCAGAGCTGGGCCACAGCACCGCCATGCTCGACGAGGTCCGCCAGCTGGAAACCCATTTACCCCAGCTGCAGGAACAGATCCGCCAGGAGAAAGGCAGGCTCCAATCCGCCGATGGTCTGGCTCAGATCAACATCCCGGCCCTGAGCCAAGAGCTCAAATCCAAGCTCCTGGCCAATCCCCAGCAAAACAAACACATCATCCGCAACCTGGTGCACCAGGTTGCTGTATCCCGCTCAAGAGACGGTATAATCGCAAGAATTAAATACGTTTGGCCTATTGATGTGTCTATAGGCAACTCATCCAGAGAGGTGGAGGGACCGGCCCTTTGA
- a CDS encoding helix-turn-helix transcriptional regulator: protein MATDRSFSTWLQAQLSERGWTAVYLARRTQISQTHISRLLSGLRRPGPEALKEIARAFDVPPELVFDKAGVLPARGEISDDERQWLHIFDQAASDEERAELLERAELELARLREKRKGKSTP, encoded by the coding sequence ATGGCAACCGACCGGTCTTTCTCCACTTGGCTTCAGGCCCAGCTCTCCGAGCGTGGTTGGACTGCTGTCTACCTGGCCAGGCGCACACAAATCTCCCAGACACATATTTCAAGGCTGCTCTCCGGACTGCGCAGACCTGGCCCCGAGGCCCTAAAAGAGATCGCCCGCGCCTTCGATGTGCCGCCCGAGCTCGTATTTGACAAAGCCGGCGTCCTGCCGGCCCGCGGCGAGATCAGCGACGACGAGCGCCAATGGCTGCACATCTTTGACCAGGCTGCCAGCGACGAAGAGCGCGCTGAGCTCCTGGAGCGCGCAGAACTAGAGCTGGCCCGCCTGCGCGAGAAACGCAAAGGCAAATCAACCCCATGA
- a CDS encoding helix-turn-helix transcriptional regulator, translated as MAYGQQAKAALVEWAEANGVTPAEFREKTGCSYMHAWKLLRGNKFPTKDTVARLLAAYGPAPAQLVSDALQGVGPAVQQKP; from the coding sequence ATGGCATATGGACAACAAGCAAAAGCTGCCTTGGTTGAGTGGGCAGAAGCGAACGGCGTAACGCCGGCCGAATTCCGTGAGAAGACGGGCTGTAGCTACATGCATGCGTGGAAGCTCCTTCGCGGTAACAAGTTCCCTACTAAAGACACAGTCGCCCGCCTGTTGGCGGCGTATGGCCCGGCGCCGGCGCAGCTGGTGTCTGATGCGCTACAGGGCGTTGGGCCGGCCGTGCAGCAAAAACCCTAG
- a CDS encoding tyrosine-type recombinase/integrase: MSPAWSIDFAAFLREREDRSERTLAAYCGALRIFAAWFEAAYGRPFAPAELTARDVRAYRHELQEVRGLAASTINVALAALRALARWAMASGALTSNPAASVAFVEPPPAEPRWMTRGELSRLLAEYERAIHDAAARGAQERQSQATRDLAAVALMAGAGLRVSEACALDLSDVQLGERSGQAMVRFGKGRRQRRVPLSAEVRQALDSWIQLRGDADGPLLLAQRGGRLGPRQVERVFEERARRARLEGYTPHSLRHTFVKRVVEASDLATAKELAGHRQIRTTARYAAPSKQELAAAAEGVLL, from the coding sequence ATGAGCCCGGCCTGGAGTATTGACTTTGCCGCGTTCCTGCGGGAGCGTGAGGACCGGAGCGAGCGCACATTGGCGGCGTACTGCGGTGCGCTGCGGATCTTCGCCGCCTGGTTTGAGGCAGCGTACGGCCGGCCGTTTGCGCCGGCCGAGCTGACGGCCCGCGATGTGCGGGCCTATCGCCACGAGTTGCAAGAGGTGCGCGGCCTGGCCGCCTCGACGATCAACGTGGCCCTGGCAGCGCTGAGAGCGCTGGCGCGCTGGGCGATGGCCAGCGGCGCCTTGACGAGCAACCCGGCGGCCAGTGTGGCCTTTGTGGAGCCGCCGCCGGCGGAGCCGCGCTGGATGACGCGCGGGGAGCTGAGCCGGCTGTTGGCCGAGTATGAGCGGGCGATCCATGATGCGGCGGCCCGCGGCGCCCAGGAGCGGCAGAGCCAGGCGACGCGTGACCTGGCGGCGGTGGCCTTGATGGCCGGGGCCGGCCTGCGGGTATCTGAGGCCTGCGCCCTGGACCTGAGCGATGTGCAGCTGGGCGAGCGCAGCGGCCAGGCGATGGTGCGTTTTGGCAAGGGGCGCCGGCAACGCCGCGTGCCGCTGAGTGCCGAGGTGCGCCAGGCGCTGGACAGTTGGATCCAGCTGCGCGGGGATGCGGATGGGCCGTTGTTGCTGGCCCAGCGTGGCGGCCGCCTGGGCCCGCGTCAGGTGGAGCGGGTGTTCGAGGAGCGCGCCCGGCGGGCGCGGCTGGAGGGCTATACACCTCACTCGCTGAGGCATACGTTTGTCAAGCGGGTGGTGGAGGCCAGCGACCTGGCCACGGCCAAAGAACTGGCCGGCCACCGGCAGATCCGCACGACGGCGCGCTATGCGGCGCCGAGCAAGCAGGAGCTGGCGGCGGCGGCTGAGGGGGTGCTGCTGTGA
- a CDS encoding toprim domain-containing protein gives MTNAVDIEAIKQANRIEDLVEEAGFRLEGRGRYRRWSQHGSFVVDTGNQSFHDNHNQVGAGLPDRGDIVDWVCWWKKVQFKDAIEFLARRAGMELPDRWAGDNEVRLAARAKEDALTVICRRYVQRLWRTHAALTYARGRAWDDEAIKAAGLGYTGSGDREEADELRKDLEANLVDPESPGAVSLLGYTGDVAAWGRKHQVEVDPAWVQAGRIPGAPKGMLVYPHVAGGRVVYVSFRGIREKRHHNLPAALAGPKQAYRNAVWAPQAESVVVVEGQADAVSLGAMGQAAVALAGSHVSEDLLRQLRGHETVYLGLDVDTEGGAVAAKAGAQLAAALGPLVRLVRWPQGNDANAWHQALAGEQVAVEAQAAALRSTLLKSPTLVEDLAAQVGAMDGAERAKAMKDVMAMVAQLDGSDRAQLRSKLAKFLGVNVRDFGHMLAETEKLLLASVDEGEEGEVETAGGYIKGWLVDLLYDPEKQRTFFAYRDPDGKIDTATQLEIEGTTYKPLLPDDLLLKGVVVLPSALGGGLSESELVARIVALVLRYYLIDEFYARLLAYYVMFTYHFDSFRSLVYLRVLGDFGSGKSRLLWMVGYLSRRLIKLTGATTEASLFRIMDRYKGTLVIDEADQAESDLEDTRTKLMNQGNQRDLMVVRQQDDGRGGYKSVAFDVYGPKILATRRRFQDEALESRCLTLETIKHSSAELKSRGIPFELNRAFDSACAELRNELLLFRLKTWLPDREVAPDLADEHVQARLNQVMMPVKEIISDPVVREEITQLTRRYQQRMVTERSMEVEAKVLQAIVEIWQAGPVTEKEGKAIEPYYDLSMGNIAKMANRVIDQENADPDEEGEDGEEGGGNPNRKKLTSRGVGSYLKNNLNLQSEKAKNGPLKSKYVLVWEEERIRGLCAEYGVEIDG, from the coding sequence ATGACGAACGCGGTAGACATCGAGGCCATCAAACAAGCCAACCGGATCGAGGACCTGGTGGAGGAAGCCGGCTTCCGGCTGGAGGGGCGGGGCCGCTATCGGCGCTGGAGCCAGCACGGCTCGTTTGTGGTGGATACGGGCAATCAGTCTTTCCACGACAACCACAACCAAGTGGGCGCCGGCCTGCCTGACCGTGGCGATATTGTGGACTGGGTGTGTTGGTGGAAGAAGGTGCAGTTCAAAGACGCCATCGAGTTCCTGGCGCGGCGGGCGGGCATGGAGTTGCCCGACCGCTGGGCCGGGGACAACGAGGTGCGGCTGGCGGCCCGGGCTAAGGAGGACGCGCTGACGGTGATCTGCCGGCGCTATGTGCAGCGCCTGTGGCGGACGCACGCGGCGCTGACGTATGCCCGGGGGCGGGCCTGGGACGATGAGGCGATCAAGGCGGCCGGGCTGGGATACACGGGCTCGGGCGACCGTGAGGAGGCCGACGAGCTGCGCAAGGACCTGGAGGCCAACCTGGTGGACCCGGAGAGCCCGGGGGCGGTGTCGCTGCTGGGCTATACGGGCGACGTGGCGGCCTGGGGGCGCAAGCACCAGGTGGAGGTGGACCCGGCCTGGGTGCAGGCGGGGCGGATCCCCGGGGCGCCGAAGGGGATGCTGGTCTACCCGCACGTGGCTGGCGGGCGGGTGGTGTACGTGAGCTTCCGGGGCATCAGGGAGAAGCGGCACCACAACCTGCCGGCGGCGCTGGCTGGACCCAAGCAAGCCTATCGCAATGCGGTCTGGGCGCCACAGGCGGAGAGCGTGGTGGTGGTGGAGGGGCAGGCGGACGCAGTGAGCCTGGGCGCCATGGGCCAGGCAGCGGTGGCGCTGGCCGGCAGCCACGTGAGCGAGGATCTGCTGCGCCAGCTGCGGGGCCACGAGACGGTGTACCTGGGCCTGGACGTGGACACAGAGGGCGGGGCGGTGGCGGCCAAGGCCGGCGCCCAGCTGGCAGCGGCCCTGGGGCCGCTGGTGCGCCTGGTGCGCTGGCCGCAGGGCAACGACGCCAACGCCTGGCATCAGGCGTTGGCGGGGGAGCAGGTTGCGGTTGAAGCGCAAGCGGCCGCGCTGCGGTCGACGCTGCTCAAATCGCCAACACTCGTGGAGGATTTGGCCGCTCAGGTGGGGGCGATGGATGGAGCGGAGCGAGCCAAAGCTATGAAGGATGTGATGGCGATGGTAGCCCAGCTGGACGGTAGCGACCGAGCGCAGCTGCGGTCCAAGCTCGCAAAATTTCTGGGCGTAAATGTGCGGGATTTTGGCCACATGCTGGCTGAGACCGAGAAGCTGCTGCTGGCCAGCGTCGATGAGGGCGAGGAAGGCGAGGTGGAGACGGCCGGCGGCTATATCAAGGGCTGGCTGGTGGACCTGCTTTACGATCCAGAAAAGCAGCGCACATTTTTTGCCTACCGGGATCCGGACGGGAAGATCGACACGGCGACTCAGCTGGAGATTGAGGGAACCACTTACAAGCCGCTTTTGCCCGACGATCTACTGCTGAAAGGTGTGGTGGTGCTGCCCTCGGCGCTGGGTGGTGGGCTGAGTGAGAGCGAGCTGGTGGCCAGGATTGTGGCGCTGGTGCTGCGCTACTACCTGATCGATGAGTTCTACGCTCGGCTGCTGGCTTATTACGTGATGTTCACCTATCACTTCGACAGTTTCCGCTCACTGGTCTACCTGCGAGTGCTGGGTGACTTCGGCAGCGGCAAAAGCCGCCTTCTGTGGATGGTGGGCTATTTGAGCCGGCGGCTAATCAAGTTAACCGGTGCCACCACGGAAGCATCCCTATTCCGGATTATGGACCGCTACAAGGGGACCCTGGTGATCGACGAAGCCGACCAGGCAGAGTCTGACCTAGAAGATACGCGCACGAAGTTGATGAACCAGGGGAACCAGCGGGATCTGATGGTTGTACGCCAGCAAGACGATGGGCGGGGTGGCTATAAAAGCGTGGCCTTTGATGTGTATGGGCCGAAGATTTTGGCCACGCGGCGGCGCTTTCAGGACGAGGCCCTGGAAAGCCGCTGCCTGACGTTGGAGACGATCAAGCACAGTAGCGCTGAGCTCAAATCTCGGGGGATCCCTTTCGAGCTGAATCGGGCGTTTGACTCAGCGTGCGCCGAGCTGCGTAACGAGCTGCTGCTGTTCCGCTTGAAAACCTGGCTGCCTGACCGTGAGGTGGCGCCCGACCTGGCGGATGAGCACGTACAGGCGCGGCTGAACCAGGTGATGATGCCTGTCAAAGAGATTATCTCGGACCCCGTTGTGCGCGAGGAGATCACCCAGCTGACGCGGCGCTACCAGCAACGCATGGTGACCGAGCGCAGCATGGAGGTGGAGGCCAAGGTGCTGCAGGCGATCGTGGAGATCTGGCAGGCCGGCCCGGTGACCGAGAAAGAGGGCAAGGCAATCGAACCCTACTACGATCTGAGCATGGGCAACATCGCCAAGATGGCCAACCGGGTGATTGACCAGGAGAATGCCGACCCGGATGAGGAGGGAGAGGACGGCGAGGAAGGCGGGGGCAACCCAAACCGAAAAAAGCTGACTTCGCGGGGTGTGGGGTCGTATCTGAAAAACAATTTGAACCTGCAGTCGGAGAAGGCCAAGAACGGCCCGTTGAAAAGTAAGTACGTGCTGGTGTGGGAAGAGGAGCGCATCCGAGGGCTGTGCGCCGAATACGGCGTGGAGATTGACGGGTGA
- a CDS encoding ParB/RepB/Spo0J family partition protein — translation MGEQVMVDLKLIDPNPYQMRQAEDPAAVAELAASIQRSGLLERPSARRAGDRWQLVFGHTRLAAFRLLAKQDSQYAQMPLEVVGELDDRQMFELGLAENLKRRQLNAIEVAHALKTYMEQFEATSEEAGELFGLQASTVRGKVRLLELPKPVQEKLAGGELSEGNARVLVSLLKVGFDDQELQAVLQKADSWHDGNIETSAESALRQKTILLARESEKKVRKGRWKLDLKAGGFGQFPLVEEGQFDPEVAEHLKSPPACSGCKFRVTLRRNQYCGLAACYDQKSNAWFGMLLAQASKKTGVPPYQKGDGKYAMVGYGDSWEKILEKKDFAEVRLLVNDDTWREFKGLPNNIVPVLVGGALKAAGQQYGSPYGEADRKARLRSRRKPAVKAFLRTVAGEHFADRLEGVPQQVLKDYMDEARPYDLPSTWGKSFKSEQRREMVAWYTLWRHMPEPTLDGDSYWQKIATYLEGQAKFWGFELPNDVRQAAEREHKAVAAETAAKKAKGKARKKVK, via the coding sequence ATGGGTGAGCAAGTGATGGTGGATTTGAAGTTGATCGACCCAAACCCGTACCAGATGCGGCAGGCAGAGGACCCGGCCGCGGTGGCGGAGCTGGCGGCGAGCATCCAGCGCAGCGGGCTGCTGGAGCGGCCCTCGGCGCGGCGGGCCGGCGACCGCTGGCAGCTGGTGTTCGGGCATACGCGGCTGGCCGCCTTCCGACTGTTGGCCAAGCAAGACAGCCAGTATGCGCAGATGCCGCTGGAGGTGGTGGGCGAGCTGGACGACCGGCAGATGTTTGAGCTGGGGCTGGCTGAGAACCTGAAGCGCCGGCAGCTGAACGCGATCGAGGTGGCGCATGCGCTGAAGACCTACATGGAGCAGTTCGAGGCGACCAGCGAGGAGGCCGGCGAACTGTTCGGCCTGCAGGCGAGCACGGTGCGCGGGAAGGTGCGGCTGCTGGAGTTGCCGAAACCGGTGCAGGAGAAGCTGGCGGGCGGGGAACTGAGCGAGGGGAATGCGAGGGTTTTAGTGTCGCTTTTGAAAGTCGGATTTGATGACCAGGAGCTGCAGGCCGTGCTTCAGAAGGCGGATAGTTGGCACGATGGCAACATCGAGACTTCTGCTGAATCAGCTCTCAGACAAAAGACTATCCTGCTTGCGAGAGAGTCCGAGAAAAAAGTTAGAAAGGGCCGTTGGAAGCTCGACCTCAAGGCAGGGGGATTTGGCCAATTCCCCCTGGTGGAGGAAGGGCAGTTTGATCCTGAGGTAGCGGAGCACCTGAAGTCTCCACCTGCCTGCTCAGGCTGCAAATTCCGGGTGACATTGCGGCGCAATCAATATTGCGGCCTGGCGGCTTGCTACGATCAAAAAAGCAATGCCTGGTTTGGAATGCTTTTAGCACAGGCCAGCAAGAAAACTGGAGTTCCACCTTATCAAAAAGGAGATGGCAAATATGCAATGGTTGGCTATGGCGATAGCTGGGAAAAAATATTGGAGAAAAAAGATTTTGCCGAAGTGCGCTTGTTGGTAAACGATGATACATGGCGAGAGTTTAAAGGCCTCCCCAACAACATCGTGCCGGTTTTGGTGGGTGGGGCGCTGAAGGCGGCGGGGCAGCAATACGGGTCGCCGTATGGAGAAGCTGATCGCAAAGCCCGGCTGCGCTCACGGCGGAAGCCGGCGGTAAAGGCTTTTTTGCGAACGGTGGCCGGCGAGCACTTCGCCGACCGATTGGAGGGCGTACCTCAGCAGGTCCTGAAGGATTATATGGACGAGGCAAGGCCCTATGATTTGCCGTCCACATGGGGGAAGAGCTTTAAGTCGGAGCAGCGCCGGGAAATGGTTGCGTGGTATACGCTTTGGCGACACATGCCTGAGCCGACGTTGGATGGGGATAGTTACTGGCAAAAGATAGCCACCTATCTGGAGGGGCAGGCCAAGTTTTGGGGTTTCGAGTTGCCAAATGATGTTCGGCAAGCTGCTGAGCGCGAGCATAAGGCCGTTGCTGCGGAAACGGCCGCCAAGAAAGCCAAAGGCAAGGCGAGGAAGAAGGTAAAATAA
- a CDS encoding terminase family protein, whose protein sequence is MLSQPNTLVSPTDAKRELARRELGRRRLTAATEYLLPWYETQRFHRLIDHALEDAERYVRTRGREGYGRHIVLTPPRYGKSEKVSKVFPAWFLGKNPDMRVILASYGADLAHGNSRAVRDIILSEQYAGIFGQKALVDEPVGLDPDSRAVSGWELAVPHRGGLAAAGVGGPLTGKGAHLMVIDDPYKDREQAESAAYRQKVIDWWSSVAYQRLEDFAAVVLVQTRWHPNDLAGYLMREMLHNPDADQWRVLSLPTVAPEESEYAKDESEQRSALAQGIYLNLKDPLDRQPGEVLWPGKYGPEQVRQIRANTAAHDWLALHMQTPRPRTGGFFAKEWQMVDRAPENLRWFRVWDLATSESAKADYTCGAAIAFDPDGVLYIRDLRRWRAAWPESRRRLVEISGEVPAGEIWGLENVAFQLAAIQDLRAELQSRPIYAVKPEAGKEEMALPLQTLNDLGRVCLVRGPWNRDFVEEASVFPRPGEKDDQIDTITKGMQLAREYEKKHGISGAKLVGFA, encoded by the coding sequence ATGCTGAGCCAACCAAACACGCTGGTTAGCCCGACGGACGCCAAGCGCGAGCTGGCGCGGCGCGAGCTGGGCCGGCGGCGGCTGACCGCGGCCACAGAGTACCTGCTGCCCTGGTACGAGACGCAGCGATTCCACCGGCTGATCGACCATGCCCTGGAGGACGCCGAGCGCTATGTGCGCACGCGCGGCCGGGAGGGCTACGGGCGGCACATCGTCCTGACCCCACCGCGCTACGGCAAGAGCGAAAAGGTGTCCAAGGTGTTCCCGGCCTGGTTCCTGGGGAAGAACCCGGACATGCGGGTGATCCTGGCGTCTTACGGCGCCGACCTGGCGCACGGCAATTCGCGGGCGGTGCGCGACATTATTCTCTCGGAGCAGTATGCCGGCATCTTTGGCCAAAAGGCGCTGGTGGATGAGCCGGTGGGGTTGGACCCGGACAGCCGGGCGGTGAGCGGCTGGGAGCTGGCGGTTCCGCACCGCGGCGGCCTGGCGGCGGCAGGCGTGGGCGGGCCGTTGACCGGCAAGGGCGCGCACCTGATGGTGATCGATGATCCGTATAAAGACCGCGAGCAGGCCGAGAGCGCGGCCTACCGGCAAAAGGTGATCGATTGGTGGAGCTCGGTGGCTTACCAGCGGCTGGAGGACTTTGCGGCGGTGGTGCTGGTGCAGACGCGCTGGCACCCAAACGACCTGGCCGGATACCTGATGAGAGAGATGCTGCACAACCCGGATGCGGACCAGTGGCGGGTGCTGAGCCTGCCGACGGTGGCCCCGGAGGAAAGCGAATACGCCAAGGATGAGAGCGAGCAGCGGTCGGCCCTGGCCCAAGGCATTTATTTGAACTTGAAAGACCCGTTAGACCGGCAGCCTGGCGAGGTGCTGTGGCCGGGCAAGTACGGACCAGAGCAGGTGCGCCAGATCCGGGCGAACACGGCGGCGCACGACTGGCTGGCGCTGCACATGCAAACACCGCGGCCGCGCACGGGCGGTTTTTTTGCGAAGGAATGGCAGATGGTAGACCGGGCGCCGGAGAACTTGCGCTGGTTCCGGGTGTGGGACCTGGCGACCAGCGAGAGCGCCAAGGCCGACTACACCTGCGGGGCGGCGATCGCGTTTGACCCGGATGGGGTGCTGTACATCCGCGACCTGCGGCGTTGGCGGGCGGCCTGGCCGGAGAGCCGGCGGCGGCTGGTGGAGATCTCCGGGGAGGTGCCGGCCGGCGAGATCTGGGGGCTGGAGAATGTGGCCTTCCAGCTGGCAGCGATCCAGGACTTGCGGGCGGAGCTGCAGAGCCGACCGATCTATGCGGTGAAACCTGAGGCGGGCAAGGAAGAGATGGCTTTGCCGCTGCAGACGCTGAACGACCTGGGGCGGGTCTGCCTGGTGCGCGGGCCGTGGAACCGGGACTTTGTGGAGGAGGCCAGCGTCTTCCCGCGGCCGGGTGAGAAGGACGACCAGATCGACACAATCACCAAGGGCATGCAGCTGGCCCGCGAGTACGAGAAGAAGCACGGGATCAGCGGCGCGAAGCTAGTGGGTTTCGCGTAA
- a CDS encoding phage portal protein, whose amino-acid sequence MGIFDKLGLGLGSVLGNVAGGAVGAYRQAVGAPAKATVPGPALVSGDRERAMPSLAVAYNQQDLYQRLAWVSMAISAVAQQAAGGLFNVVQLEGEEARDIPNHPYELLHRRPNPLWAGFEFWRAFFSYQLLTGNAYAWLNKAHATAPIQEMWLVPSHKIQPVPDGRQGIRGYKYDPGGGAPVVYLDPWEVLHTREFHSMNMYVGLSRISQLAIVAQGDLAMQKHNTSYFHDQGGRVPGLLAFPDPIGDEEWAELKAQVKQADKEQRMMMLRNVGVGGVNWVATSMTRKDMEFLAGREANQEEIFNWLAPGLNSWLAVNSTEANSKSGRDAFYELSVWPLHKLLGEKVTSQLLPSYGKNLLGNFEDVRPRDTELRLREQLAYERTHTVDEVRKKYYSEAPLPGGRGGQLARDMGGDLERLDTNTALPAEKAVRRPGAEKEREQFRRYAQKRLEEGKPEKVGEFRFETLDEAEQTELKAEVLGGDWALKQRLQDLIDEVREDA is encoded by the coding sequence ATGGGCATATTTGACAAGTTAGGGCTGGGGCTGGGCAGCGTACTGGGCAATGTGGCGGGCGGGGCGGTGGGCGCCTACCGGCAGGCGGTGGGGGCACCGGCCAAAGCGACGGTGCCTGGGCCAGCGTTGGTGAGTGGAGACCGCGAGCGAGCGATGCCCAGCCTGGCGGTGGCCTACAACCAGCAGGACCTGTACCAAAGGCTGGCGTGGGTAAGCATGGCGATCTCGGCCGTGGCGCAGCAGGCGGCCGGCGGCTTGTTTAACGTGGTGCAGCTGGAGGGCGAGGAGGCGCGCGATATTCCTAACCATCCCTACGAGCTGCTGCACCGGCGGCCAAACCCGCTGTGGGCCGGTTTCGAGTTCTGGCGGGCGTTCTTTTCGTACCAACTGTTAACCGGCAACGCCTACGCCTGGCTAAACAAAGCGCATGCCACGGCGCCAATCCAGGAGATGTGGCTGGTGCCGAGCCACAAAATACAGCCGGTGCCGGACGGCAGGCAGGGGATCCGCGGCTACAAGTACGATCCGGGCGGCGGCGCCCCAGTCGTTTATCTGGATCCCTGGGAGGTGCTGCACACGCGCGAATTCCATTCGATGAATATGTACGTGGGGCTGTCGCGGATCTCGCAACTGGCGATCGTGGCGCAGGGCGACCTAGCGATGCAGAAGCACAACACGAGTTATTTTCACGACCAGGGCGGACGGGTGCCCGGGCTGCTGGCTTTCCCTGATCCGATCGGCGATGAGGAGTGGGCGGAGCTGAAGGCCCAGGTGAAGCAGGCGGACAAAGAGCAGCGGATGATGATGCTGCGTAATGTGGGGGTTGGCGGCGTGAACTGGGTGGCGACCTCGATGACGCGCAAGGACATGGAATTCCTGGCCGGTCGCGAGGCCAACCAGGAGGAGATCTTCAACTGGCTGGCGCCGGGGCTGAACAGCTGGCTGGCGGTGAACAGCACAGAGGCCAATTCAAAGAGCGGCCGGGACGCTTTTTACGAACTGAGCGTGTGGCCGCTGCACAAATTGTTGGGCGAGAAAGTCACCAGCCAGCTGCTGCCGAGCTACGGCAAGAACCTGCTGGGCAACTTTGAGGATGTGCGGCCGAGGGACACCGAGCTGCGCCTGCGGGAGCAACTGGCCTACGAGCGCACACACACGGTGGACGAGGTGCGCAAGAAGTACTACAGCGAAGCTCCACTGCCCGGAGGACGGGGCGGGCAGCTGGCGCGGGATATGGGCGGTGACCTGGAACGGCTGGACACGAACACGGCTCTGCCGGCCGAAAAGGCAGTGCGCCGGCCGGGCGCTGAGAAGGAGCGAGAGCAGTTCCGCCGCTATGCCCAGAAGCGGTTGGAGGAAGGCAAACCGGAGAAGGTGGGCGAATTCCGGTTTGAGACCTTGGACGAGGCTGAGCAAACGGAGTTGAAGGCCGAGGTGCTGGGCGGAGACTGGGCGCTGAAACAGCGTTTGCAAGACCTGATCGATGAGGTGAGAGAAGATGCTTGA